cattGTTGTGGCTGTTTGAGACACTATGCTCATGAACAAGATGGCAGCCTCGTGAATGCCAAAAAACAAGTGGCATGTCAGACAGCTCAATCCATCATGAAAAGCCAAGATGTGATTAAGCAATCTAgtaatgtttgatatttttaaatatgttttgattATGTAAAATTTTGTTCTAAGGTGTCATAGACACTAGTTAAAAATGGCAaagattttgttcattttgcaAACACAGCAAGAGTACATGACACATGAGCTTACTGAAGCCCCCCCAATCAGTAACAAACATGTGatacaaacaattatttttttagtaataaatgatatatataaatagaatctatttttctatttgtgcCATCTATCTCAGAATCCATTTAAGTATATCTGTTACTTAGTAATCAGTAGTTTGTCTTGCTGTTTGACACTCATTTAATGCTTTACGTGAAAAGCCACATAACTGTGTGACCAGTGTAAGTCTCAATATGTCCCTGTAAGTCTCAATCTCTCAAATAACTCCATGACATTATCAAACCAGTCTCAGTGTGccaaattaaataaacacaactaCTATTCTacattaaaaagacattttaaccTTCTGAAATGttctattcacacacacacaaatccacaGTGTGCACTCAAAGAATGTTAGCTTAAATTCACAATAACAGGAGGCAGAAACTGGATAACAGTTAACAATAACACTTAAAAGCATGCCTGATacccattgaaaaaaaatgacacttgATGCAGCCTTTACTGAGAAAGGAATCGGTCGCTCAGCATTCATCAGTCATTGCACAGAATCATGCAAGTTTCTAACAGGATTCTTTAGTCTTACACTTCAGATTTGTGTGACAtgcttctttctccttctcctgtTTCCTAAGCAGATGCAAGCAGCTGTCTCATACGATTCCTTCCATAAAGGAAGTGTCCAATGCCTGAATAAGAGTGCGTAAGAAGCCCATTTCCTTGCGTGTGTTCTCAAAGATGACACGGGGGTCTTGGCTCTCACAGCGGAGACAGTTGGGTGCCATCACCATGGCAAGGTTGTTAACATCCATCTTGGTGACAGCAGCATTCTCTGGTGCAGCGAACACCTAAGATGTAAAAATTTGAAAGGAAACATTAGTTTTTCTGTCACTTATTCATAAAACAACACATCAGCAAAGTGACAAATACTTTGATATGTCCATATTCAAGCATTAAATGCCATTATCTACTACTACACTATAATCTTAATGTCTAGGCATCCCTAGACAGCATTAGTGAGGCCATGCCTCAACCTGTTATTTACACCCACCTGAAGAAAGCGGATGAGGTAGCAGAGGACCAGGCGGTTGATCTCTGGCAGCTGGTTGACGATGGCTATAGCTGCTAGTGGGTTGGCATGCTGCTGAACGCACTCCTCATACAGGTGGGTTGGAATAAGAGGTTCGCGCAACTCTCTGTACCACAGTTTCAGCAGCGATGCTGGTATGTGGGGGTCAGGACAATCAGAAGGCAGCATCCACTGGTCGCACCGCAGCTTTAAGGCATTCACCTCGTCTATGTCTCCAGGTACCCTGCAACATGAGAAAGCCAGTAAATATTACAGACTGTGGAAGCTCAAGAACCTACTGCCTCCTGCGAAGGACATGTGCCTCACACACAGTAGATCCATAGAATAAAGTATAGAGTCTCTGAGGCTTAAGATATGGCCACAGCCAGTCCTGTAGAAAGACAGACTATACAAGTCTATGATTATTATGCACACAAAGATCACCAGCTTTGCCTGCTGTAAAACAAAGATTTGACAAGGTCTCTGTACTCTTTCAATGAGATGCATGATACCTTCAAAATGCAGGACACTTTCCCAAGGAATGCTGATAAATGTCATGTAAGTGCAAAAGCTCTGACAAAGATGCTAAAATGAGACACATCAAAAGTTCTACCTGAAAATACCCTCTGTCTGTGTACCACTCAGTCGCAAAACCTCTTCAGAAAGTGTGGTCTGTATCCAAGGCAACTGCCTGTCTGGGTAACGCTCCTTCTGAAGCAGCATGACATCCTCCAACATGCTTCCAAACATGGAAGGATGAAATATAGATTTCtgcaacaacacacaaaaaaataaaataaataaaatatgcaaattttgCCACAGCATTAATGTTTATGAATTAGTTATCACTTCCACAAACTCTATCATTTTAGAAACATATTtccttatacatatatatttttccataagagcagaggagaaaaaaatcattaagtGTGGAAAGTCTTTATACCCAccaaaaaatactaataaaaaacaaaaatagaaaccaTACCACAGCTTGCTCCACTTCTTCTAGAGTTGGTTTGCGGACGCCTCTCTTGGCACCAGTCTGCATGATGCGTTCAAGTCGCTGAGCACAATGAACAGCAAAGTGGCTGACTGGTACCTTgagaacacaaaaatgaaaagtgagaaaataCATGATGTTAATCTGCTTCGTGACACAACAAATGGAACAAGGTTTGCCATAAATCAATCTTCTTAATGCTGACAACATCTTGGCACTGCTAAGGGTAccagaaaagaagaagagaagctcaagtttctttatttgtaacCAGCTTTATTCACCGACACAGACTGCTTTTAGTGATTTTCAGTATGGTCTATCATTAGCAGACTACATACTTTTCTGGCAGTTGATTCTTTCCTATTATGCATTATTACATGGTACTTTTCATGACAGTTTGCATCATATGGCAATGAAAATTGGAAGATGATCAAATGAAGATGAAATTTAGAAATCGATTTGAGCTGATGGTGTCTCCTACGTAAATTATTGGCCTTTTCCAATCAGCAAAAAAGAGCCCATTTCCCACAGTTTGAAGATGTGCATGCAGAAGAACTGCTTAAAATTAACTCACATTAGGCAAGTCAAAGCTGTGGTCAATATGCTTGGAAATGTAGCCCTCCAGGTAAGAGTAGAACCGCATTGTCGGAGGGAAGAAATGGAGACAGGTGGCCAAAAGCTCCCATCCATGTTGAAGACTCTTCCTGCAGCACCATGTCACAGTATATTAAGACTTCAGCACCATGTTACAGTACATTACGAACTCCAGTGAACACAGGTTgttgctctttctcttctccatTCCCCAAATCACACAAATATACCTTTAGTGATGAGTAtgcttactttaaaaaaaaaaaaagcattttattgaACACATTTTATTGAAGTACAGCTCTTCTCAATTCTTAAAGCCGTTCATTTtcttaggggaaaaaaaatcaatcctAATGTCATACAAGAAACAGATTCCATGGTAGGTTACTCTATAGAGAATTTATTCTGCCTTTGAATGCAGCACTTTCATACTGTCACTACAGCTTTTTGAAGTACTGTTTGGCTAAAACTTTGGCTTCAATGTACTGCCTGGTTTGGCTGCTCCAGCATGCCTGCAAGACCTGTCAAATTTCCCTGATTCCAGGCTGCAGTGTGAAGGGAGGATCAGGactgattaaaatttttatttaagtgtTAGAACGGATTGAGTTACGTCTGTCCCTATGCACATAAGACAATGACAAACAGCTAACACatactcatttttattttccgtGGTTTGGCGTGTGAGCTGGATGTAGATTTCATCCCTGATGTTGATCATCGACCAGCCTTTGTTTATGATGTCCAGTGCCACACTCATGGGCGCTTGCTTTCCTCGTCTGTCCCCCATGTACACTTGTATCACTGATACAACGTTAAGGAAACACCCACCAGCAGTGACCCACAAGGCAGTAACACATCACGTGGGTCTATTAACATGTACTAAAATGTAATCCTCTTGTTTTTATACCAGACACTGTAGTAACAGAGGTAAGGTGGATTATGCAGGACAACTTAAATCTTTATTTCCCACCTACCACCACTCCCCAATAAAAAAACCGAAGGGTCAGCATGGGGAAGAAATGCTCTCCACTTTGTGTGACAGTCTGATAGATAATCAAGGCTGCTGAAATCACTGGGTTTTGCCTGCTTTTTCCTATCACATCAGAAATTTAGCTTTATCCATGGAATGTGCTGAAAACAAACCCTCGTGTGTCACAtctccttccttcttctcaTTCACACTAAAGGATACATTTGAAGATATCACAGGCTTCTTTTTTAATGCCTTTGTCGTTTGTGCGTATCATTGGTTTCTGGATAGGGTCCTGCAAACCAAAAGATCGACATGTCTTTGATCTTTATTCACTTAAGTTTACAACGTACAGcctcattaaattattttcgaGTAGAAGTCcacaaatgtttcaaaagaaTAATGATATGATTGATTTTATGAAATCTGATTTGCTCTTTAGTTATGTGTTAATTAATAGTACTGATACCAATAAACACTTTTCATGCTTGCACAAATAAGTTTTAaagatacttttctttttttgcggAATTGcacaaatgtgttttaaagtaacatttttgGCGACCATAATGTCTACATAGTTTCTAAACACATCCTGAGAAGAAATACTTGTTATATCACAATAAAGTTTCTTGcctagtttattattattataataaggTTGACAATTAACATGTACAGGTGATCTTGTTACATCATTTGTGTTATTGTCTTAACCCCACACCAAGTGATCTAGTCACATCATTAGGTGTTATTATATTTACCTTAGACCAAGTGAGCATGTTGTTGATGGAAACTTTCTTCCCAAACAGTCCCTTCTTGTGGCGGTTTAAATGCTGGTGGGCATAGCTCTCAATGTCACTCTCTGAGGGAAGCTTCTGCCACAAAGCGAACCACTGATCATTACCACGAAAAATTAGGGTTTTCTTTAGATcatacattctttttatttaggTTTAAGTCCTGCAGCTAACAATACATACACAACCAGTAGCAGCAAATCAAAACTTATTTATGGAAATCTCAAAACTTCACCTTACTGTTTTGAGCTTTGGAGAACAATGCATAAACATGCTTGATAAAACAAAGCTTCAGAAAGTAGAAAGATAAACACCCAATTTCAGAACAACTTTAACAAGATACTGAAAAACATTATAGCATGGATAGATAGAAGTGATTAAAATACATCAGTTGAATTATGAACAACTGCCCTTGGCCATAAGCCACACATTATTGTCAATACAGCCTAAAGAAACCAATCAGGATCTTATCTGCCAGCACAGAACACAGAAGACCCATAAAACTTGAACCTATAATTATTTTGTGGTAAATCTGAATGTCAATGACAGAATAcaatatctctttttttctaagagttttaggttaggttagggtaaaCTCTGTAGGCCAAGCCAAGCTACTTCCTTTCCTCTCCTAGGATTCTGCATACTTTACCTGTCTGTTCAGTGAACTTGTGCTCGGGCTGAGCGACATGTTGGCATCAGACTGAGAGGGCACCACCATAGACAATGGGCGGTGGCTCATGTCCGCCTGCAGTGACTGGCTGCGTTCCACAGCTGGGCTAGCCTCTCCTTTATCAGGCTTCTTGCGGCGCAGGGAAGCATGGTGAGTCTCCATGGAAATAGGGATGGGTGAGGACTGGATGAGGCCACGAGGGGAGTTAGAAGACAAGATACTGCTGGAGTCGGAGTCTTCAAACCCTTGGTCAGGAACACCTGTTAGCATGTCAACCCCACCATATTcattaaaaactgaaagctAAAAAAGTGCATGGTATACAAGCAAAAGAAGTTACATTTGTGGCTACAGCAAAACTGGACAACTCAATATTTCAATTATACTTCAATATGACACTTTTTATTAAGATGTGTCAAGCAGACGCAGTCATATTCcatcaattttaaataaatgtggaAGCAGGATGATAAAATTTTACAAACCAtcatgaaacagaaaaacagacttTGAAAAGCCAAGATCTTTTATCCTGAGACACTAAACATGCTTGAAAAATTAACACTCATGCTTAAAAGTATTGGGTTTGAGACTTTAAATCATTAGGAACGAACACTGAGCTCCAGCTAGTGCTAAAATATGCTCACTGCCTGATGCAGCTATCAGTTTCTACATCACTGCACAAAGTAGGAATCAAAAAAGATAGTCTAGACAGATTCTGTGAGCAGACTGATGATCATCTTCATCCATttagtagaaaataaaaattaagcaagATTAAATCAGACAATTAAAGCCTCCAAGCACTAAAGCAGTACTTTAGAACCTCCATGCACTAACAATCACCTAATTCAAAATACCTCAAAGCAATTAGACCTCCCCacgataaaagaagaaagaagccagaatttgaaaatgaattattCCTAGTAGTGTTTTCATAGAAATTGTTCATTAATATTACAATGCCAAGCAAGAAAAGCCTGTCGAACTATCACATTTTTTAACTCATTAGTTTCTTACTTTCATAGTCTGGATAATGTGGCCTTAGTTGCACCTCCTGCTTGCTCAGACCCAAGCTGGAGTCTATGGGACTAGCAGACTGAAAGCCGTTGGTTGCTTTGCCTAGGTATGTTGTTCTAGGTGGGATGTTTGCGTAATCTGGCTCGCCATCATGGTTTACGGAGCTATTCACTGGAGTACAAATGTTCATGTTGGCTGCTGATTGAGACAGCCGACTGTCTGTGCGTTCCTGACAGGTCAAGTCATGGTCTGAGCCCCCTCCAGCACTTTTGGAGGATATGCTGTCCTGCACCGAAACAGCACTGTCCTGCAGGTTACGCAGTGAACCCTGTGAGGAATGTGTGTCTGACATGTTCCTTGAAGACCCttgtgaggactggctgtcggACAGTTCCCGCATGCGAGAATACATTATCTGATTATCCATTGGCGAGCGCTCTGGTCGGAAACTTATCAGGCGGTTGGAAGAGTGAGAAGTGTCACTGTCAGAGCGTTCATGTCTGGTATAGTTATAGCTGTCAGTCGTGTCAGAATATGACTGTGAAGACTGGGATCCTGTGCTACTGAAAAGGGAAGGATCTTGTTGTAGGAAGGGCACGTCATACCCAGGTAGCCCTGCACTGTTACCATCCCGCTTGAAGCTGGTTGATCCCTCTCTGCGGCATGTGGGGTTAGTTCGTGGGAATGCACGAGGTTTAGATTTATGCACTCCAGGCAAAGGAGAACCACTTCCTTGCTGTCCAGCAATGTCCTGAGAGAAAGCAAGATACTCCTCTCGGCTGGATCGAAGATCTGGGCTGTAAACACGGACAGAGCCTGGCACTTCCTGGTGGTATGTGTCTGGCCGAACGTATACCACTGATGCTGGGAAAGCTTCCACCGCAAACTGGGAGGTCTGCGTGCCCAGTTCCTGAAGGGAACTCTTTCTAGGAGTAGATGGTGCATCTCCATATGCCAGTTGCCTGGAAGGACTGTCCCCCAGACTGCTTTGACGTATATGAGCCTCCGCTACACCCACTTGCCGGGAACGATTATCCACGCTGCCCTGGCGATGGAAAGAGAAGGAATCTGGACCCATGGGAGGGTGGTGATGACCTGGTCTGCCATGAGGCCCGGTCATGCTGGAGTCAGAGGTGGTTTTGTGAAGAGATCGGGAGCGTTGTGGTCGAGGAGAGTCAATAATGGTACGCTGGGGCATCTCAAAGGAGTCCCTCCTTGCTATGCTGCGAGGCAGTGGGGCAAAAGGCAAGTTTGTCACTTTGGGTGGATTGTGAAGAGTGACTTCCACGCCTGGGGACCTCCCCATTGATGGAGGAATGGGTCTCTGAGCTCTCCTGCCGACCTGAACTGCTGCTGTGTGAAGATATGGAGTCCTGTCGCGTGTATCGATGCTGCAACAAACAGAACATTTGTTACAATGCTGATACAATGACTAATATACTAAATAAGTAGCAACCACAAGTGTCATCAGTTCTCGTTAATTTGTAGTAAATCCTTATTGTATAGCATTAACCAAAATACCCTCAGGTGTACCAATTAATAGACTTATAGTTTTCCTAACTTATGTTTGGTTATTGTTATAGATGAGTGAACGAGCCCCATATTTCTTacagtttaatttatttcaaagatattttaaatttattatgtgGTTATGCTACGTTAGCAAActtattgatatatttatagcAAAGTTTATGgttttttgctttggttttgaCTGGTTTTCAGGGGAATGCTATCCAATTGGCACTCTTCGCTTATGTCAATCTTGAATTTCCACGAGTTGCCACTATTATTACCATTAATGACAGTCTAGTATGCCATAGTTCTTTGGGTGTTATGAATGTTTAATGCCAGTCTATATTTATCTAAGACCTCTCCATGTTCTTTtcgttcttgtttgttttcattacacttcaACAGCATGTGAGGTGCTAAGTCTGTCACATGTTCACATAGGAGGGTCTTTAAATCTAGTTAGGTATTTTTCGTTAagcatcattttattttgatttcatgGAACCTacttgatttgaagaaaaacatGGTATTACTAGGCTGGTTACCTTAACAGTCTTCTAGTTCTTAACTAATATGGATTATGAAATGCAAATATCAAGTACAGTGATGAGCAATACTACAATGCTACTCTTACACTACTGTGTTTCCCTGAAAATAAGACCGGGTTTCATATTAAATTTTGCTCCAAAAGAAATATCAGGGCTTATTTTCAGGATatgtcttatttttcatttatgaaaatctacatttattcaaaTATCGGCCTGAATTTCTTGCAACTCCATTTCCTGGttgaattaatattattatttatttaagcagtttttaatatagtaataatgataatatttattaatatcattaCTGTACAATTTAATACATCTGCTGCATTTCAACAATTTAGGTCTTACTTTCAGGAAAACATGGGACACGAGTGCTACTTCAGAATTATTACAATGTTAGTAGACTTCTACTTAAGTTATAAGTACAATGCAATTGAGAGGTGGCATTGGTTCAGTGCCAAATCAGCAACCGAAAGCCATATAACAACTGTACGTATATGTGTATAATGTGACACTTGATGTGACAAGGCCTCTAGCAATATAAggaaagcaaatatttcttgATCTGAGCCATGGGGAAACAATCTAAAGGCTAGTTTCTAGAACCACATTTGACATTAAGTCTGACTAGCAAAGTCTTAGTGCTCTGATGTCAGAGCTCTGGCAGTAGTCCTAA
This is a stretch of genomic DNA from Pomacea canaliculata isolate SZHN2017 linkage group LG3, ASM307304v1, whole genome shotgun sequence. It encodes these proteins:
- the LOC112559517 gene encoding LOW QUALITY PROTEIN: rho GTPase-activating protein 39-like (The sequence of the model RefSeq protein was modified relative to this genomic sequence to represent the inferred CDS: deleted 1 base in 1 codon), with protein sequence MSNNGNTSSTSGAGSGRQGSSFMSYMYSSAESFINSALEDMYQFHANTFHFDHHLHGGHADTIFDRAGFFGRFPMDLSWDFDRLSRLNNNCFDFANQFDSLGRHHHHHHHASTSAVTQTKKTDDNQWWELFDPNTSRFYYYNATSQKTVWHRPHNCDIIPLAKLQTLKQNTEVRDDELRLGSSKKREMGTQTPITTPRREHGRASSLRASSSGQSHTSPRVARKHRYTRQDSISSHSSSSGRQESSETHSSINGEVPRRGSHSSQSTQSDKLPFAPLPRSIARRDSFEMPQRTIIDSPRPQRSRSLHKTTSDSSMTGPHGRPGHHHPPMGPDSFSFHRQGSVDNRSRQVGVAEAHIRQSSLGDSPSRQLAYGDAPSTPRKSSLQELGTQTSQFAVEAFPASVVYVRPDTYHQEVPGSVRVYSPDLRSSREEYLAFSQDIAGQQGSGSPLPGVHKSKPRAFPRTNPTCRREGSTSFKRDGNSAGLPGYDVPFLQQDPSLFSSTGSQSSQSYSDTTDSYNYTRHERSDSDTSHSSNRLISFRPERSPMDNQIMYSRMRELSDSQSSQGSSRNMSDTHSSQGSLRNLQDSAVSVQDSISSKSAGGGSDHDLTCQERTDSRLSQSAANMNICTPVNSSVNHDGEPDYANIPPRTTYLGKATNGFQSASPIDSSLGLSKQEVQLRPHYPDYESVPDQGFEDSDSSSILSSNSPRGLIQSSPIPISMETHHASLRRKKPDKGEASPAVERSQSLQADMSHRPLSMVVPSQSDANMSLSPSTSSLNRQKLPSESDIESYAHQHLNRHKKGLFGKKVSINNMLTWSKDPIQKPMIRTNDKGIKKEACDIFKLIQVYMGDRRGKQAPMSVALDIINKGWSMINIRDEIYIQLTRQTTENKNEKSLQHGWELLATCLHFFPPTMRFYSYLEGYISKHIDHSFDLPNVPVSHFAVHCAQRLERIMQTGAKRGVRKPTLEEVEQAVKSIFHPSMFGSMLEDVMLLQKERYPDRQLPWIQTTLSEEVLRLSGTQTEGIFRVPGDIDEVNALKLRCDQWMLPSDCPDPHIPASLLKLWYRELREPLIPTHLYEECVQQHANPLAAIAIVNQLPEINRLVLCYLIRFLQVFAAPENAAVTKMDVNNLAMVMAPNCLRCESQDPRVIFENTRKEMGFLRTLIQALDTSFMEGIV